The genomic region TAATACCGTATAAAAGCCGAGCAAGAACATCTCTTCCCTGATCATCTACACCTAACCAATTTTCGGAGGTTGGCGGCGATGGAAAGTTAACGTCATAATTAATACTTTGATAAGAATATCGAATGGGCGCCCATAACCACCAACCATTACTTTCTATCTGTTCTGCGACAAAGGGATCTTTATAATTTGCTTGCGTCGAAAAAACACCACCAAAACTCGTTTCGGGGTAACTTTCTAATGTAGGAAAGAACCATTTATCCTGATAATGAATAAGTAATGGCTTATCATTCGCGAGCCAAGGAGCTGCGCAGCTAATAACAAAAATCAGTAGCAATATTATAGAGGCCCATTGCCCTCTGACTACAACCGAACGGCTTGAAGAGTTTAGACCCATCATGATTTTGCCTCGGAAAAATCTAAACGAGGATCAACCAATCGATACAACAAATCCCCTAATAAAACCAACACCAAACCTAACAAAGAATAAATATACAGAACCCCGAGAACCACGGGGTAATCTCGCTGCAGCAGCGATTCAAACGCCAACAAAGCGACACCATCTAAAGAAAACACCAATTCCACCAAAAGGGCACCGCCCATAAACAATGCCAACAAATCAGAAGGCGCTCTAGCTAAAACCACGAGCAGGCCATTAGGCAAAACATGACGAAACATAACACTCATACGGCTTTCACCAAGCCCTAATGCCGTTTCCACATAAGGTTGGCTTAGTTGATCGACAATTGAGTTTCTTACTAGCACTGTCAAAGGAGCCAATCCACCTGCGACACAAGTCATAACAGGCAAAAGAAGGTGCCAGAAATAATCCTTCGCCTGTTCAATTAAAGACATCTGATCAAAACCAGAAGAAACCAATCCTCGTAAAGGAAACCAACTAAATACACCGCCACCAGCAAATAATAAGATAAAAATAATCGCTATAATAAAAGTCGGTAAAGCAAAAGAAACAAATAGCCCTAGACTGGTGATAGCATCAAACCAACTGCCTCTTTTTAATGCTTTGGTGACACCAAGTGGTATTGCTAGTAAATAGGTAATTAGCAAACTCCAAAAACCCAAAGAAATTGAAGTGGGCAAACGACTTACAATCATAGATTCCACGGTCTGCCCACTAAAATAGCTTGTCCCAAGATTAAAGGTCATATAGTGAGACAAGGTCTCTAAATATCGAGCTAATAACGGCTTATCAAAACCATATTGCTGGGCAATATCCTCCCTAAGCTTTTGATCAATCACATCTTGGCCAAGGCTTGCCCCATCACTTTCGAAAATTGCTAGTGATGAATTTTCGACACCACTCATCTTCGCCAAAACAGACTCTATTGGCCCTCCAGGCAACCACTGAAGCAAGAAAAAATTCAATGTAACAATAGCCACTAAGGTTGGAATGATAAGCATCAATCGCTTAGCTAAATAAGAAAACTTCATCAGTAATTAGCCTCTATCACTTCTCTCGGCTGTCCCACCAAAATTCAATTTCATATCCATAAGCAGGATCGATTGCTGGTCTTTTAATGTAGTCAGCATGAGCTACTAATTGAAAGTTACGTGACCATAATGGCAAGAAGTAATAGTTCCACTTTAAAACTCGATCAAGAGCATGCCCATAGTCTTGAGTTTGCTGGTATGACGATGCTCCAACCAAATCCTTCACCAGATCATCAATTACTGGGTCATTAAAACCTGCAATATTATTACTCGTCGCTACATTAGCAAAAGAAGACATTAATGCTGATCGCATTTCAGTATTAGGCGGAATACGTACTTTGTACTGAATAGGAGCCATATCAAATTGGCGTTGCATGAGTTGTTTATAATATTCGGTTCCGGTGCGAACTGAAATTTGCGCTTGAATACCTAAACGTTTCAGACTCTGAACATAAGCACCAATAGCAGGCTTCATTTCAGGTGAAGGCAATAAAAAATGTATCGTGAATGGCTTATCTTTTGAATCAACCAAGACTCCATCTTTCAATTGCCAGCCTGCGTCTCTTAACAGCTGTTGGGACTCTAATAACTGTGCCCTATTATCACCAGAGCCATCCGTATCAGGCCATACAAAGGCATCGGTGAACAATGCCTTAGGCAAGCGACTCTTATACGGTTCTAGAATGGCTTTCTCAGCTTCTGATATCGTACCGCTAGAGGCTAAGAAACTATTATTAAATAGACTTTCTGCACGTTTGTATTGACCACCAAATGCCTTTTGATTCAGCCACTCAAAATCAAATGCACGCACCAATGCTTCACGCGTTTTTCGATCAGAGAACTTTGCTTCCCGTAAATTAAACAGGAGCGCAGTTACAAAAGAAGGCGCCTGATAATCAATCTTATCTTTTACTATTTGACCATCATCAAACGCCTTCCCCTGATATAACTTATCCCAACGTGAGAGGTTTGATTCTGCAATGTAATTTACTTCTCCGGCCTCCAATGCTTGGATAGCTGCATTACGATCTCGAAAATATTCCACTTGAATCGTTTTGAAATTATATTTACCTTTGTTTAAAGGTAGGTTCTTCGCCCAATAATCATCACGTAATACATAAGTAATACTTCTACCAGGCTCAACTTTAAGTACTTTGTAAGGGCCTGAACCAATAGGAATATATAGAGACGCCTCAGTAAAATCTTTTCCTTCCCAGACATGCTGAGGGATCACTGGCAAATTACCTGAGTTAATAACTTGTAATCGGCTACCTTTCTCACCAAAATTCAGTCTAACGGTTAGTGGATCAAGCACGTCAACTGATTGCACATCTAAAAAACGAGATTTGATATTACTTAATCCCTGCTGTTGAAAACGCTCTATCGAAAAAGCAACGTCCTTTGCGCGAACCGATGTACCATCGCTAAATTTAGCTTCCTTCCTTAAATGATAGGTAACCGACGAATAATCATCAGCTATAGCAATTTTTTCTGCTAATAAACCATAACGTACTTTTGTTTCATCCTTATCATGCCCTCGATCAGTTAGGCCATCATATAACCAAAACAAACCTCTTGGCTTAGTACCCAAATTAATAAATTGATGCAAAGAATCGAAGCTGCCAATTTCGGCAATCACTAAGGCTCCCTGCTTAGGAGCTTGAGAGTTAGCGTAATCAAAATGATCAAAATCAGCAGAATATTTAGGTGGGCCATACAAAGAAACGGCATGAGTCACCTCCTCAGCCACCACATTTTGCATCGTACAAAGAAATAAAACGGCTGTCATAAAAGATCGTTTTTTGAATACATAAACGCTTTTCAGTGTATATGCATACGCAAAAAGTAAATTAAAAAACATTTTCATCAAGAGTATTCCTTGTCATGAAAAGAAGAGCTGTTTTCAGCAGTCTCAAGAAAAAAAGGTGTAATTTTTCCTTCGTCAATCCGATAGACCTTGTCTGCGATATGAAAATAATGATCATCATGGGTAATCGCG from Marinomonas rhizomae harbors:
- a CDS encoding ABC transporter permease subunit, which encodes MKFSYLAKRLMLIIPTLVAIVTLNFFLLQWLPGGPIESVLAKMSGVENSSLAIFESDGASLGQDVIDQKLREDIAQQYGFDKPLLARYLETLSHYMTFNLGTSYFSGQTVESMIVSRLPTSISLGFWSLLITYLLAIPLGVTKALKRGSWFDAITSLGLFVSFALPTFIIAIIFILLFAGGGVFSWFPLRGLVSSGFDQMSLIEQAKDYFWHLLLPVMTCVAGGLAPLTVLVRNSIVDQLSQPYVETALGLGESRMSVMFRHVLPNGLLVVLARAPSDLLALFMGGALLVELVFSLDGVALLAFESLLQRDYPVVLGVLYIYSLLGLVLVLLGDLLYRLVDPRLDFSEAKS
- a CDS encoding extracellular solute-binding protein yields the protein MKMFFNLLFAYAYTLKSVYVFKKRSFMTAVLFLCTMQNVVAEEVTHAVSLYGPPKYSADFDHFDYANSQAPKQGALVIAEIGSFDSLHQFINLGTKPRGLFWLYDGLTDRGHDKDETKVRYGLLAEKIAIADDYSSVTYHLRKEAKFSDGTSVRAKDVAFSIERFQQQGLSNIKSRFLDVQSVDVLDPLTVRLNFGEKGSRLQVINSGNLPVIPQHVWEGKDFTEASLYIPIGSGPYKVLKVEPGRSITYVLRDDYWAKNLPLNKGKYNFKTIQVEYFRDRNAAIQALEAGEVNYIAESNLSRWDKLYQGKAFDDGQIVKDKIDYQAPSFVTALLFNLREAKFSDRKTREALVRAFDFEWLNQKAFGGQYKRAESLFNNSFLASSGTISEAEKAILEPYKSRLPKALFTDAFVWPDTDGSGDNRAQLLESQQLLRDAGWQLKDGVLVDSKDKPFTIHFLLPSPEMKPAIGAYVQSLKRLGIQAQISVRTGTEYYKQLMQRQFDMAPIQYKVRIPPNTEMRSALMSSFANVATSNNIAGFNDPVIDDLVKDLVGASSYQQTQDYGHALDRVLKWNYYFLPLWSRNFQLVAHADYIKRPAIDPAYGYEIEFWWDSREK